Genomic DNA from Panthera leo isolate Ple1 chromosome E3, P.leo_Ple1_pat1.1, whole genome shotgun sequence:
AGCGTGCGGGTGAGCCAACGGGCTATGGCCTtagagctgggctttgaaggaaGGGACAGGCTTTGCTGTGCAGCAAATGATGAGTGTGCTCAGGGTGTGGTGATAAGGGACGAGAGGCTGGCGGACACGGTGGCCAGCCAGGACATTAGGACATTAGGATATGTGGCAGAAGAGGAAGGCTGGGCCAGACTAGGGTAGACTTTAGGGGTCCCTGGGGTCGGGACTTCATCTCGCTCACTCAGGACACCCGGGAAGGCTTCTGGGCAGGGCCAGTGTGTGTCTCAAGGTCACTGTGACCTTGGTGTGGAGGGGGAGGCTGGAGAGAGGCCAGTGAGGAGGCTGAGGAAACAATGGCTGGGGTAAGGGCGTTCTTGCCACATCAGTTGGTGTTtgttctctctcctgtccctgtTGCCAGCTGCCATTGGCCAGGCTTTGGAcggggagggtgggaagagaggcGGGCTGAGACAGAAGCTCTCCTTGAGCTTGACCCCAAGGTAGAAGCTGAGGTCAAGAAGAACCAGGATTTGGTGTTCTGGAGcggagacagacagggaggatgggggagaggtGCCTTCCTTTGGAGGCAATGACTTAGGGGGCATGTGACAGGGGAAAGGCCCTACGGTGTGGTCCGCCAAGCACTGTTCCCAGGAACAGAAGGCGATAAACTTTTAGGTGATGGCTGCCTGGTTCCTGGTCAATGCTTTCtgatccccccctcccccccaccacatgTAGCTGGGAAGCCCctgagccccaggccctggggggGCCACTgggcctggaggctggaggtttCCATGGCAACCGGGGCCTGGCAATGGCTGATGGGACCAGGAGGGACCTGTGGGTGTCTAGGTGTGTGTGGGGAGCTTCATACTTCCTGGGTGGGGAGGCCTGGCCTGGGGAGGTTGCGGGGGTGGAGAGCCGCGGGGTGAGGGTAGTGACACCAAGCTGGCATCTGcggctcccccagccctgctggggagaagcaggcgtgtgtgtgtgtgtgtgtgtgtgtgtgtgtgtgtaggagggagggaggagggatgggggagggagggaggagggatgggggagggagggatggggagggagggaggagggatggggagggagggaggagggatggggagggagggatggggagggagggaggagggatgggggagggagggaggagggatggggaggaagggaggagggatggggagggagggaggagggatgggggagggagggaggagggatggggagggagggaggagggatggggagggagggaggagggatgggggagggagggaggagggatggggagggagggaggagggatggggagggagggatggggagggagggaggagggatgggggagggaaggaggagggatggggagggagggaggagggatggggagggagggaggagggatgggggagggaggagggatggggagggagggaggagggatgggggagggagggaggagggatggggagggagggaggagggatgggggagggagggaggagggatggggagggagggaggagggatggggagggagggaggagggatgggggagggagggcattcACTGGTGCTGCAGGTGGATACTTGGGCTCACGCCAAAAGTTCAAACCATGTAGGTTAAGCCCGGCCATAAAaagaacattgaaaaacaaaaaagttcaaaCCTAACCACAAGCGTGGCTGCTCCtggctccccacctcctgccacccAGCTGATGGGGCAGGTCGGGGCGCGTGCCCTTCCTTGGGGCTAGACCCATCAGCAGCTGGGAGCCGGCGGGGGGTGAGGGCCGCTGGCCGGGCTGGGTCAGTGGGTGCATCCGGCGGTAGGACCAAGATCTGGCAGCTGGACTTGAGGGGCCCGAGGAGGCCAGGGGTCTGCGGGTGGGGTCCACCCCATCCATGCCAGAGGCACGGAGGCAGGAGAAAGTCTGAGAGAGGCCCGGaaggccaggcctgggggcctCCACACCGGGAAGGAGGGGTAATGTGATCTCTGAGTCACCTGGGGTTGGGGCTTGATGCCATTTAGGATCCTTAGACTTCTGGTTTTGTCCTTGGCCTGTCACTCCTGACTcacagcctgcctgggagtcCCCAGGTCGGCCTGCtggtttctttctccccctcGGTGCGTCATAGAAGCAGAGACAGCTTCTCTGCTTGTCGTCAGCAGGTGCGTGCCCTGCCCAGGCTGCTTGGAGAGCAAGGTGCCAGGTTCCAGAGTCCTCTGAAGCTCCCACCAGGGGGGTAGAGAGGAAGCCGGGTGGGACGGCTCCAGACCGGGCCCACTGGAGACAGGGCCAGGCCTTGCCCAGGGCTAGCGGGTTGCTCTGGGGGTCTTGGCTGGTTCTGGGTCAAgacaccccccttccccccacccccgtgacACCCTGCCTCCCGTGCCCTGAGggtccccctgaaagcaggacagccctctctctcctcccccacactgGCCCAGGTACCTCCCCACGAGTCGCAGCTGGCCAGGCCTGCCCTTGCTCAAAGCCTGTGCGTGGTTCCCCTGTGCCTCCAGGCTCCTGAACTTGGCACTCAAGGCCTCCCCTGATGTGCCCAACTTGATTTCCAGCCCAGCCCCATCAACTGCCAGCACCAGACTCCACAAGCACCCCCACTGGAGGCCCTCCTCTCTTACctatccccctccccccgggTGTAGAAAGATCCATCCCagcaccctcccttcccccccccccccccaccgccttttGCAGAGCCCTTTCTTCATAGACTTCTAATCTTTTACTCACCCTTCAGGTCTCCTCTCCacctgccacctcctccaggaagcctgctgTGGGCCCTGGGTGGGGCGGGCCGTTTCCTTTGCAGAGTTCACACAGACTGTCTGATACTGGAAATTGTCTATTCAGAGTGGGGGTGGGCCTTGAGGGCAGGTGCCAGCCACGTTCCCCATTGAGTTCCATGTCCAGCCCTGGGCCTGCCAAGCTCCCTGTAGCCTCCTCGGAAGacaaaggagaaacaaaggaagagtAATAAGTGGGAGGGTGGGTGCAGAGGACAAGCCCCAGAATCAGGCAGGGCCGGGTGTGAATCCTGGTGGCCCTGGAATGTCACACCATTTCTCAGAccctccgttttctcatctctaaaatgggagtgATGATACCCTTGCGTGGTTTTGTAGGAAGAGACAACGGTTTGTCGTCATGCTAAGGCCCTCAGCCTAGTGCCTGGCTTGTAGCAGGTACTTGAAAACTATTTGCTGACCAGCTGACTGGAGGGGTCTGGTGGAAATGGGTTCCCTGGCTccggaggggcggggctgggcgtCAGCTGAGTCCTCAGGGACCCCCTGGCCTTTAGGTTCTGTCCTTCCACTGCTTCTGGAAAAAAGCAGATACATCCAGTAGAGACAGGGCTGCCTTGAaatgaggggggggggcagggggagggacaggggtggCTGGGAAGGACACCGCACCTCTGGGGCTTGGGATGGATCTTTCTGAGAAGCAGGGGAGTGGCCCATGATCGGCTGCACAGCTGGGTGGGATGGTAAAGGATGATCAAGGTCGCACATAAATACGGGGTTCCTTCCAGAAGGAAGCTGGGATCCGAGGCACGAATTTAATGGGAAGTAATTAAAAACTCGCTCAGttacgaggggcgcctgggtggctccgtcagttacaactcttgatctcagctctggtcacgacctcacggttcgtgagatcgagtcccgcatcggaATGAGggactgagctgtcagcgcagagccagcgtgggattccctctctcccccatctttctctctgcccctccctgcctttctctcaaaataaacaaacttaaaaaaaaaaaaacaaaaaactcattcGTTTACGTCCCTTCAAGGAACGCTTGCCCCCATCTGACCCTCTCTCTAACCAAGCACATGAAGGGGACTTGAAGTCCCTCTGTCTCGGAACCCATGTCCCCATCTCTCTACCCGGGTGGCCGGCAGGCAGCAGTGTGGCCTGGCTTCCCTTCCCTGGAGgggccaccctccacccccaccctctccctcagcccACGTGGGGCCCAGCCAGGGGGTAGCACAGGCTCAGCCGGTCTGGCCAGGCCGGGCAGTCAGGCCTCCTGTGCAGCCAGGCCTGTCATTACCCCATCCCCAGCCGGTGGGGAGGATGGCCGCTGGTGCGGGCTGCCAGGCAGAGGGCCAGGCCTCCACTTCCCAGCCTAGGAACTGGTGGCCTGTCCTGGGCTCACTGGACCCCTGTGAGCGTGGCCCGAAGAATCTCAGTGGGTCAAGTGCTCCCGGGCCCCGACTCTGTGTCTTTGCTTGAGCTTCCCCAGTCCCTGGGCAGGAGGCACCGTCACCCTCCTTACCCAGATGAGGAAATCGGTTTGAGAGAGTTTGCTTCTGTTGCCCAATGTCACAGAACTggtagtggcagagctgggactcgaCCCAGGGAGGGCCAGGGTTATTCCGGATGAGAGCCACACAGGGGCCACCACATCCTCCCTCAGATTCTGAAAGTCCCAGCCGGGGGCCCAGCCTTTCCACTGGGAAGGTGCGGGAAATCTGTCGCTGCCAGAGCCGTGCAGGAGGTGGCCAGTCTGCACCGACCGGGGGCTGGAAGTGACGGCCTGTTGCCGCAAGCCTCGGGGAGATCCGGCTTTGGAACGAGCCAGGGAGATGGCTCTGAAGTGCCCTGGTGACACAATCTGTATGCTCACCGGGGACCGTGACATTCCATTGCAGACTACTTACTGACATTTAAACATTGTGGAACTTAATGGCATTGTCTCTGGTTAAAAAAGAACACGATCTTAACTTGTGTCTGTGGGCTGAGAAGTTTGCGAGCTATTGCAGAAATAAATGGTTTCGGACCAGCTTTCTGCTGGACTGATTTTTGAGCTGAGAGTGaggctgtttcctttttttcttcaaaacaccTTGATGTTATAAGGATCAAAATGTTatgtttggggtgtgtgtgtgtgtgtgtgtgtgtgtgtctgtgtgttgtgATCATGGGCTTGGCTGAGCTTCTGGGCCTCTGGGGACCAGGAGTCCAAGAAGTCGCAGCTCCTACCTGGTGTTAGTGGGACCAGGGCTGAGGGGGTGACTTCTTTGTCCTCATGGTGCTGAACTTCTTGCTGACAAGGCATTTTCACATCCTCCTATCGTCTGACAGTTGCCTTCGAGAGGGAAGGGCTCGGATATCCTCCTTTGACAACAAGGAAAGTTGAGGCTGAGGATGAAACCGACCTCCCCATGGTCACACGGCAGGCAAGATGCTCCTGGCATGGGCAGGGATGGGTGAACTGATCTGGGGAGAGGACTGTCCTTGATAAAAACCAGCATGTGTGGTATAATTCTATTGGCATTAAATTATACAGCAAAtattgggagaaagaaaaagaaatcaatgccaACCTTGCCCTCCTTGGCCCAGAAGCAAAGATGATGGgtggcaatatatatatatatatatatatatatatatatatatatatattgagagatGTCACAGTAAAAGGTTGTCCAGGCTGTTGGGAGTGGCAGGCTCAGGGAGCCCGAGCGCATGCAGGAAAAGTGTCTGGCTTTTGCTAGTGTTTTTCCTTCAACAGGCGGGTGGGACCCAGCCAGTGTCTCCTGGCGTAAGTCAAGCATCTACAAATCTCTCTCCAGCTCCACTCATGTGCAGAGCTGCTCACGGTCCCCTGGGGACCCCCCCCTCCTGTTCCTTTTGCACACCTGGGCCCACAGCCCCATCTGGACTCCCCACAGAcctcccctgctctgggcctgcCGTCTGCCTGGGCCTCTCCTGCACccgcccttcccttcccctgcctctgaTGTGCTTGGCTGAACTGGGCAGGGAAGGACAGCTTCTTAGTCACTTCTTTGGGCCACAGGTGGAAAGTTCTAGGGCCTgtgtgctccccctcccccactcttactTCTCCAAGTGCCAGTTGGCTGTGTCCCAGGAAAACAAGGGCAGGAAGTTGGCAGGGGCGGGGCAAGGTGGGGGTCTGGCCATCTGGCCAACTCACTTCTGTACTCAGAAAGCTTGCTGAGGGGCTGGGACCATGGCTAAGGAGGCTCTGATGGAGGAGTGCCCATCCCATCCTGGGCAAGCCCTCGGCCTTCTCCGGCCTCAGCTTACCCATTTGTGCAAAGGCTCAAAGAGACCCTGCCTACTTACTGATGGGGAGGCTGTGATGAGGTCATCACAGGAAAGCACTTAATCTCGAAGGGTAGTTATCTTTGTTGCTCAGCCCACAGGCCTTGGGGTGTGCTGTTCCTCAGAGCCTTGTAAGGAAAACCCTGGGAGGTGTGGTCCAGGCAGAAACCATCCCTGTTTGTGTTGGTGTGTGTGCCtgccggtgtgtgtgtgtgtgtgtgtgtaggggagagtgggggagggcgtTTGGGAACCAGGAGAATGCCTCCTGCCTTACTGAGCGCCCCGAGCATTCACTGAGCACCCCTGTGCTGAGACAGGCATTGCTTCGGTCTTTGGGAGCCCCCCAGCCTCACAGAGGGGCCAGATGCGTTACCGCCAACCACAGCGCAAGACCGCGACTTCCCCATCACGCTAGATTGTCCCAGCCGGCCCTGCCGTGTATCAGGTTGTCAACACGGGGTCCAAAGGCCTCCGGTGTGCCCAGGGCTCACAGAGGACTCCAACCTAAATCACGCATGCTTGCTGATGCTTCCATGGGAAGCCGGAGGACACACAGCCACCCCAGGGCACTGAGCGTGGTGCTGGACAGTGCTGGGGGCTCTGGGACCTGAAGATCCCCACGTGGTGGCGACCACGTGGAGGGTGAGGGGCTCCCTTGATCCAGCCACTCTCCTTGAAAGACCCCctcaacccctcccctgctttctttcaCCTCTATTTAGTTTCCAGAGACATCTCCCTAGGGTGTGCGGGCACCTCTCTGCCTGGCATCCAATGCCCTTGCTGATCCTGATGGGCTCAGTGATACTTGGGGCAGAGATTTCTGGCCCtttctctccagcccctcccccacgacCCCAGGGTCTGGTCAGACTGGATTCCTCCGGGTTCCTAGAATTAAGTgcattccaccccccacccccatcagcacCTTTGACCTCCATGTTTCTTCTCCCCAAATGTCTTCCTTCACCTAGTCCCGCTGCCTTGCAAACTCCCGTTTGTGGTGATTCCTGTTCTCAGTGCCCTCTGCACCCCCAGAGTTGTACCACGCAGCTCCCCTTTCCTTCCGAGCCCCCTTCCCAGAGCCCCACCTCCATTCTGTCTGTGTTCTTCCTCCCTTTTGAAGCCTCCTGGGACTTTGCCCCCATCCTGGCTTTATCTGACcacctctctgtgtgtcttcacAGAGTAAACAGGCTTTTGCTGGGCTTTGCTCCCAGGGTCTGGCCCGTAGCGTGTTCTTGGTGATCTCCCCCACTCAGGTCTGGCCAAACAGGCTGCAGCCCCAGGAGGTGACCGAAACTCTCCTGGtagggggcaggagtggggggggcaggtttccctctctcttctcctctggcaGGGCTGAGAAGCCTGGTGGTGGTAAGAGGGGGGACAGCAGTaacagacccaggagtcctggctcCCCAGCCCCTCGTTCCCCAAACTGCCCTCGTCGAGCCAACACCAAAAACGCGGGTGAGGCAAGTGGGTGGATGGTGAGAATGGGGACAGTAGTGATCAGGCCAGTGGGGAAGAGATATGGACAGGACTACAGTAATTGGGGTGGGGATTTTGTCCTCAGACCCCCTCCCTGAGGGTCTCCACCCCATCTGCCCACCCAAGCCTGGAAGGAGGGAGCCCTGAGGTGTGGAGATCCTGTCTTTGGGACCTGAACCTGGCTGGGCGTGGCTGCCCCATGGGTCCAGGTGCCTGTGGACTGTGACTCAGTGTCTATCTCCAGATTGACCTCAGCaagggcctgggggcgggggtgggggggtggggagagggcagttTCCCCTGAGACCGGCTCTCCAGGATCCTGACTCAGGGGCCCAGGGTTGAGGCCTTGAAGGGCCTTTGTTGGCCCTGACTCTGGAATCCAGAGAAACTGGTCAGGGGAAGTCCCCAGGGACGGaaacccctccctctgccccccgccccccccacgaGCCATATAACTGCTCCAGTCTCCAGTCTCCTGTCAGACTGGAGACAGGAACTGGTCCGGTCACACTCGCTGTGCTGGTGCTTCTGACTCTGGAGCGATAAGGAGCTGAGCCTCTGCACTCGCAGTGAAAGTCTTCCCTCTAGACGCCGAGGGTCTGTCCTCAGCGCTTGGATTCCTACAGCCCCCCGGGGCCGGATCCCCACAGCCTTCCAGGTCCTAGACCCCGGCAGACGCCGAGCCATGGCCTCCATGGGACTACAGGTGATGGGCATCGCGCTGGCCGTGCTGGGCTGGCTGGGCGCCATACTGAGCTGCGCGCTGCCCATGTGGCGCGTGACGGCCTTCATCGGCAGCAACATCGTCACGTCGCAGACCATCTGGGAGGGCCTGTGGATGAACTGCGTGGTGCAGAGCACCGGCCAGATGCAGTGCAAGGTATACGACTCGCTGCTGGCGCTGCCCCAGGACCTGCAGGCGGCCCGCGCCCTCATGGTCGTCTGCATCATCCTGGCCGTGCTGGGCGTGCTGCTGTCCGTGGTGGGCGGCAAGTGCACCAACTGTGTGGAGGACGAGAGCGCCAAGGCCAAGACCATGATCGTGGCGGGCGTGGTGTTCATTCTGGCCGGCCTGCTGGTAATGGTGCCGGTGTCCTGGACGGCCAACAACATCATCCGGGACTTCTACAACCCGCTGGTGGCTTCCGGCCAGAAGCGGGAGATGGGTGCCTCTCTGTACGTCGGCTGGGCCGCCTCGGGCCTGCTGCTCCTCGGGGGGGCCCTGCTGTGCTGCAATTGCCCACCGCGCACCGACAAGCCCTACTCGGCCAAGTACTCTGCCGCCCGCTCCGCCCCGGCCAGCAACTACGTGTAAGGTGCCGCCACTCAGCTCTGTCTCCGGGCTTTGCTTCTCCCTGGACTGAAGGCGCAGCCCATGCCCCCGGGGATGGATGTTCCTGCCACGGGCCGCAGGCTGCACAAGCAGGGACTGAGCCAGGCCACCGGCTGGCAGCCCCTTCCGGCCCCCTCGGACACCTACCCAGAGCCTCCTCTACGCCAGcaaggatggatggacagaaaGAGACTCCTGTGCTGCCCTCCTCTGGCCCCGGGGACACAGGAGAGGGGGTGGAAGTAACAGGGTGCGGCGGAGGGGGGAGCTGGCTCCTGCCGGTCAGGAGAGCACGGCCCTGAATTTGCTTGGGCTCTGCCTCCGCGGGTGCCCGGCCCACTCCTGTGTTGGCCGTGAGGATGGCTGGCGCCTCGCTCCCCCACCTGCCCGTGGAGCACAGTTGACACAGAGTTGACAGACGGGTTTAGAGGGGAGGGGTGAAGGCGCTACAAACTGgtttgggtggtggtgggggaggagacCGCGGAGGCTGCCCAGGCTGcctgcacccctccctgcccccaccctgcagccTCAGGGCTCTGCCTCAGCGGCCTGGGCAGGAGGACCCCAGCCTCTTGTGACCGGTCACGCCTGGATTCGCCACCCCTGCCAAGGTCGTTGGGCATCCTGGGAAGAGCAGGGGGAACGGTCTTTCTCTGGCCTTCATTCCCAGGAAGTCCTGGACctttttttccctgcctcctctctggtttctgttttgtAACTTAATATCTGTTTGTCATGGTAATTACtataattttctacaataaatggGACCTGTGCACAGGAAGACCATATCGTTTCTGATTTCAGCCGtgaaggtgggcaggggagggctagaagcctgggcaggggtgagggaggagtaCGACCGCTGTGTGGTGGTCAACacaagaacacttaaaaaaacaacaccaacCTGGTTTCGAGGAACTGTGACAAATCAGAGCTGGCCCTCACCTTGGGA
This window encodes:
- the CLDN4 gene encoding claudin-4, whose product is MASMGLQVMGIALAVLGWLGAILSCALPMWRVTAFIGSNIVTSQTIWEGLWMNCVVQSTGQMQCKVYDSLLALPQDLQAARALMVVCIILAVLGVLLSVVGGKCTNCVEDESAKAKTMIVAGVVFILAGLLVMVPVSWTANNIIRDFYNPLVASGQKREMGASLYVGWAASGLLLLGGALLCCNCPPRTDKPYSAKYSAARSAPASNYV